A genomic region of Brienomyrus brachyistius isolate T26 chromosome 6, BBRACH_0.4, whole genome shotgun sequence contains the following coding sequences:
- the si:ch211-207e14.4 gene encoding interleukin-17 receptor D isoform X1 — protein MWIALLALCQAFSLHRTAGLHGDRRVFSPQTCSLDCILKGDPACEYCRITRGDVKMTLGITTAQMFGSCVPLPCLSYLATPQGSDPCQHYVHAPTNVTVEFVSNQNPTYDTVIISWRPSIYGIAFLRGFQVSLQALGGAHVECQLFLFQRNLSLSASHTERVYQSDPISQLPLASQFVATVMALPVPELWDKFYQSVHFSTRTCPEKNGLEQCQRDWYPENVELRQEGLDIVVTFNLAPPHLGISHYFSWCYGGGMRNYTEIKTNPSSNKTHHSYHLLGLQAGTNYSCEIAADVVDAIRKTFSFRVSPVKRDDGPFMAETIIPAVLLFAAIVVVFVTAAVTVASKRKMKRRQREMGNSKCCQVRQREKIKPFGSKLASEEHSLVLIGKPPPKLLICYSSTDGPAHVRVVMELAAFLQQHMAVQVSLDLWEVLSLMEEGCMSWYSQRIQESDFVLVICSRGLQQQIIDRGQMALEADPGEGAAAALAAICLVGEELGRATAQGWDLSKFLTATFTYSWETDVPGLLGLAAHYTLMKDLPLLFSHLHRVPLHSPGRSLQVENMTEETYSTLPAGGALHWAIQEARVAYEDQRRAIRETKR, from the exons GGGGACCCAGCATGTGAATACTGCAGGATCACCAGAGGAGATGTTAAAATGACCTTAGGAATCACCACGGCTCAGATGTTTGGCA GCTGTGTGCCCCTCCCCTGTCTCTCCTACCTCGCCACACCACAGGGTTCAGACCCATGCCAGCATTACGTCCACGCGCCCACCAATGTCACTGTGGAATTTGTGAGCAATCAGAATCCCACATATGACACTGTCATCATCTCCTGGAGACCCAGTATATACG GTATTGCCTTTCTTCGGGGTTTCCAGGTGTCTCTGCAAGCTCTGGGGGGTGCTCACGTGGAGTGCCAGCTATTTCTGTTCCAGCGAAACCTCTCCTTGTCTGCCAGCCACACTGAGAGG GTGTACCAGTCTGATCCCATCTCCCAGTTACCCCTGGCTTCCCAGTTTGTAGCTACTGTCATGGCTCTTCCTGTTCCAGAGCTTTGGGACAAATTCTACCAGAGCGTCCACTTCTCTACACGCA CATGCCCAGAGAAGAACGGTTTGGAGCAGTGCCAGAGGG ACTGGTACCCAGAGAATGTTGAATTGCGTCAAGAGGGACTTGACATTGTTGTAACCTTTAACCTCGCTCCTCCACATCTGGGAATCAGCCATTATTTTTCATGGTGCTATGGTGGGGGCATGCGCAACTACACGGAGATCAAAACC AATCCCTCGAGCAACAAAACACACCACAGTTACCATCTGCTTGGCCTCCAGGCTGGAACCAACTACTCGTGTGAA ATTGCTGCAGATGTGGTGGATGCCATCAGGAAAACATTCTCCTTTCGAGTCTCACCAGTAAAACGAG ATGATGGACCATTTATGGCTGAGACCATCATCCCCGCTGTGCTCCTGTTCGCTGCCATCGTGGTGGTTTTTGTGACGGCAGCTGTGACTGTGGCTAGCAagaggaagatgaagaggagGCAGAGGGAGATGGGTAACTCAAAGTGCTGTCAAGTCAGACAGAGAG AGAAAATTAAGCCATTTGGCAGCAAGCTTGCAAGCGAAGAGCACAGCCTGGTGTTGATTGGCAAGCCCCCTCCTAAGCTCCTGATTTGCTACTCCAGCACTGATGGTCCCGCCCATGTCAGGGTAGTCATGGAATTAGCTGCCTTTCTTCAGCAGCATAtggctgtacag GTGAGCTTGGACCTGTGGGAGGTTCTGAGCCTGATGGAAGAGGGCTGCATGAGCTGGTATAGCCAACGCATCCAAGAGAGCGATTTTGTGCTGGTGATCTGCTCCCGGGGGCTGCAGCAACAGATAATTGATCGGGGTCAGATGGCACTAGAGGCAGATCCAGGAGAGGGCGCTGCTGCTGCGCTGGCAGCCATCTGCCTGGTCGGCGAGGAGCTAGGCCGTGCCACAGCCCAAGGCTGGGACTTGTCTAAGTTCTTGACGGCCACCTTCACATACTCATGGGAGACAGATGTTCCAGGGCTGCTGGGCCTGGCTGCCCATTACACCCTGATGAAAGATCTGCCCCTTCTCTTCTCACACCTCCATCGGGTGCCACTGCATAGCCCAGGGCGGAGCCTGCAAGTGGAGAACATGACAGAAGAGACGTACAGTACTCTGCCTGCTGGAGGCGCACTCCACTGGGCTATCCAAGAGGCCAGGGTGGCTTATGAGGATCAAAGGAGAGCCATCCGAGAGACCAAAAGGTGA
- the vgll4l gene encoding vestigial like 4 like: MAVANFHYITRMNSGFKVYILEGQPSLRTEDRHRQVTNERARLPLVFPTKRKRSVDHGLPGQLRPGKTSRLPFVLASDERLPFKNVTCSLQRKSSLSPPRSLPPSPQNSIVTTTTWSPSQSPSHRLSSPTHSPTDQWQSPSFDSPPMDEPLALIKKPRRAEGPELDAASKGKLGGQVQMRPSVITCVSRSSSAHKLPVAQHRSSPAVTSPMAYDHVVEEHFRRSLGVDYKKASPHRISVSVSVDDHFAKALGEKWLQIKASSSSSSSSSSPLSSPSFSSSGASSPCSPCKGPEGVSEAGSEDIPPLSFSVK; this comes from the exons GCCAGCCAAGCCTGAGAACGGAGGACCGCCATCGGCAGGTAACCAATGAGAGGGCTCGGCTGCCTCTGGTTTTCCCGACAAAGCGCAAGCGTAGCGTCGACCACGGTCTGCCGGGGCAACTGAGGCCTGGGAAGACCAGCCGACTCCCCTTCGTGTTAGCATC GGATGAGAGGTTACCGTTCAAGAATGTAACCTGTAGCCTTCAGAGGAAGTCCAGCCTGAGTCCCCCCCGGAGTCTGCCCCCATCACCCCAAAACTCCATCGTGACGACCACCACCTGGAGTCCCAGCCAAAGCCCATCCCACAGGCTGTCTAGCCCTACCCACAGCCCCACGGACCAATGGCAGAGCCCCAGTTTTGACAGCCCACCTATGGACGAGCCTCTGGCACTAATCAAGAAGCCCAGAAGGGCTGAAGGTCCAGAGCTTGATGCCGCAAGCAAGGGCAAGCTAGGTGGCCAAGTTCAG ATGCGTCCTTCTGTCATCACCTGCGTGTCTCGGTCAAGCTCCGCCCACAAGCTTCCTGTCGCACAGCATCGCTCCTCTCCTGCAG TGACCTCACCCATGGCTTATGACCACGTCGTTGAGGAGCACTTCCGGCGAAGTCTGGGGGTCGACTACAAGAAGGCCAGCCCCCACCGTATCTCTGTCAGTGTCTCCGTGGATGACCATTTCGCCAAAGCTCTTGGGGAAAAATGGCTACAGATCAAAGCTTCCtcctcatccagctcctcttcttcctccccgCTCAGCAGCCCCAGCTTCTCATCCAGTGGTGCCTCTAGTCCTTGCAGTCCCTGCAAGGGCCCAGAGGGGGTGTCTGAGGCCGGGTCCGAAGACATACCCCCACTGTCCTTCTCAGTCAAATAA
- the si:ch211-207e14.4 gene encoding interleukin-17 receptor D isoform X2 has protein sequence MWIALLALCQAFSLHRTAGLHGDRRVFSPQTCSLDCILKGDPACEYCRITRGDVKMTLGITTAQMFGSCVPLPCLSYLATPQGSDPCQHYVHAPTNVTVEFVSNQNPTYDTVIISWRPSIYGIAFLRGFQVSLQALGGAHVECQLFLFQRNLSLSASHTERVYQSDPISQLPLASQFVATVMALPVPELWDKFYQSVHFSTRTCPEKNGLEQCQRDWYPENVELRQEGLDIVVTFNLAPPHLGISHYFSWCYGGGMRNYTEIKTNPSSNKTHHSYHLLGLQAGTNYSCEIAADVVDAIRKTFSFRVSPVKRDDGPFMAETIIPAVLLFAAIVVVFVTAAVTVASKRKMKRRQREMEKIKPFGSKLASEEHSLVLIGKPPPKLLICYSSTDGPAHVRVVMELAAFLQQHMAVQVSLDLWEVLSLMEEGCMSWYSQRIQESDFVLVICSRGLQQQIIDRGQMALEADPGEGAAAALAAICLVGEELGRATAQGWDLSKFLTATFTYSWETDVPGLLGLAAHYTLMKDLPLLFSHLHRVPLHSPGRSLQVENMTEETYSTLPAGGALHWAIQEARVAYEDQRRAIRETKR, from the exons GGGGACCCAGCATGTGAATACTGCAGGATCACCAGAGGAGATGTTAAAATGACCTTAGGAATCACCACGGCTCAGATGTTTGGCA GCTGTGTGCCCCTCCCCTGTCTCTCCTACCTCGCCACACCACAGGGTTCAGACCCATGCCAGCATTACGTCCACGCGCCCACCAATGTCACTGTGGAATTTGTGAGCAATCAGAATCCCACATATGACACTGTCATCATCTCCTGGAGACCCAGTATATACG GTATTGCCTTTCTTCGGGGTTTCCAGGTGTCTCTGCAAGCTCTGGGGGGTGCTCACGTGGAGTGCCAGCTATTTCTGTTCCAGCGAAACCTCTCCTTGTCTGCCAGCCACACTGAGAGG GTGTACCAGTCTGATCCCATCTCCCAGTTACCCCTGGCTTCCCAGTTTGTAGCTACTGTCATGGCTCTTCCTGTTCCAGAGCTTTGGGACAAATTCTACCAGAGCGTCCACTTCTCTACACGCA CATGCCCAGAGAAGAACGGTTTGGAGCAGTGCCAGAGGG ACTGGTACCCAGAGAATGTTGAATTGCGTCAAGAGGGACTTGACATTGTTGTAACCTTTAACCTCGCTCCTCCACATCTGGGAATCAGCCATTATTTTTCATGGTGCTATGGTGGGGGCATGCGCAACTACACGGAGATCAAAACC AATCCCTCGAGCAACAAAACACACCACAGTTACCATCTGCTTGGCCTCCAGGCTGGAACCAACTACTCGTGTGAA ATTGCTGCAGATGTGGTGGATGCCATCAGGAAAACATTCTCCTTTCGAGTCTCACCAGTAAAACGAG ATGATGGACCATTTATGGCTGAGACCATCATCCCCGCTGTGCTCCTGTTCGCTGCCATCGTGGTGGTTTTTGTGACGGCAGCTGTGACTGTGGCTAGCAagaggaagatgaagaggagGCAGAGGGAGATGG AGAAAATTAAGCCATTTGGCAGCAAGCTTGCAAGCGAAGAGCACAGCCTGGTGTTGATTGGCAAGCCCCCTCCTAAGCTCCTGATTTGCTACTCCAGCACTGATGGTCCCGCCCATGTCAGGGTAGTCATGGAATTAGCTGCCTTTCTTCAGCAGCATAtggctgtacag GTGAGCTTGGACCTGTGGGAGGTTCTGAGCCTGATGGAAGAGGGCTGCATGAGCTGGTATAGCCAACGCATCCAAGAGAGCGATTTTGTGCTGGTGATCTGCTCCCGGGGGCTGCAGCAACAGATAATTGATCGGGGTCAGATGGCACTAGAGGCAGATCCAGGAGAGGGCGCTGCTGCTGCGCTGGCAGCCATCTGCCTGGTCGGCGAGGAGCTAGGCCGTGCCACAGCCCAAGGCTGGGACTTGTCTAAGTTCTTGACGGCCACCTTCACATACTCATGGGAGACAGATGTTCCAGGGCTGCTGGGCCTGGCTGCCCATTACACCCTGATGAAAGATCTGCCCCTTCTCTTCTCACACCTCCATCGGGTGCCACTGCATAGCCCAGGGCGGAGCCTGCAAGTGGAGAACATGACAGAAGAGACGTACAGTACTCTGCCTGCTGGAGGCGCACTCCACTGGGCTATCCAAGAGGCCAGGGTGGCTTATGAGGATCAAAGGAGAGCCATCCGAGAGACCAAAAGGTGA